The following proteins are encoded in a genomic region of Grus americana isolate bGruAme1 chromosome 5, bGruAme1.mat, whole genome shotgun sequence:
- the PATL1 gene encoding protein PAT1 homolog 1 isoform X2, producing MFRYQSLEDCPLDEDEDAFQALGEEDEDIDQFNDDTFGAGAVDDDWQEAHERLAELEDKPVASREQDGPGGEEADLLGEPEDTLAERLTRLVIDSELEDPAIMQAVQTRAPAQPGGLNSSIWDSTAVLRRIRGPLLTQEMPSVSVLDYALPQRPPQAREEERDPSERALPRRSSSPVIGSPPVRAVPIGTPPKQAAVPNFNQQILCPKPVHIRATMQQRYPAPYGERMSPNQLCNVPNSSLLGHPFPHSVSPVLTHLQRAQLLGGAQAGRMSPSQFARVSGLVGSPLPSVNPKLLQGRVGQMMSPASGFRAFFGAPPAPPPSQPQHPPGPGSHLQSLRPQPQMFRPDTTHLHPQHRRLLHQRQQQNRNQHRSLNGSVGDRGGHRSSHQEQMRKDPYANLMLQREKDWVSKIQMMQLQSTDPYLDDYYYQNYFQKLEKLSAAEEVHGDGPKKERTKLITPQVAKLEHAYKPVQFEGSLGKLTVSSVNNPRKMIDAVVTSRSEDDETKEKQVRDKRRQTLVTIEKTYSLLLDVEDYERRYLLSLEGERPALMGERKQKICDMYDNLRGKAPGQERLSDDHFMQIMCIRKGKRLVARILPFLSPEQAADVLMATARNLPFLIKKDAQDEVLPCLLRPFSHVLYHLPLGTVTSLVQQLTNLPQSATASAPTNLHLTAVLQNKFGLSLLYLILSRGEELQSSDANTELMQDNQWTELMLVATRELLRIPQAALAKPVSTPSNLISLFSRYVDQQKLNLLETKLHLVHGIR from the exons atgttCCGGTATCAG TCCCTGGAGGACTGCCCGTTGGATGAGGATGAAGATGCTTTCCAGGCCCTGggggaggaagatgaagataTCGACCAGTTCAACGATGATACGTTTGGAGCCGGGGCTGTCG ATGACGACTGGCAGGAGGCGCACGAACGGCTGGCGGAGCTGGAGGACAAACCGGTGGCAAGCAGGGAGCAAGATGGACCCGGTGGTGAGGAAGCGGACCTGCTGGGCGAGCCCGAGGACACGCTGGCGGAGCGGCTGACCAGGCTGGTCATCGACAGCGAGCTGGAGGACCCCGCCATCATGCAGGCCGTACAGACCCGGGCCCCTGCGCAG CCTGGAGGGTTGAACTCCAGTATCTGGGACAGTACGGCCGTCCTGCGGCGCATCCGGGGGCCGCTTCTCACTCAG GAGATGCCATCAGTGTCCGTGCTGGACTACGCTTTGCCTCAGAGACCCCCTCAGGCTCGAGAGGAAGAGCGAGACCCCTCTGAGCGGGCGCTGCCCCGGCGTTCGTCGTCCCCTGTCATCGGGAGCCCCCCCGTGCGGGCTGTCCCCATCGGCACCCCTCCCAAGCAGGCTGCCGTGCCCAACTTCAACCAGCAG ATCCTCTGTCCGAAGCCTGTCCACATCCGAGCTACCATGCAGCAGCGCTACCCGGCTCCTTACGGCGAGAGGATGTCCCCCAACCAGCTCTGCAACGTCCCG aATTCCTCCCTCCTGGGCCACCCGTTTCCTCACAGCGTGTCTCCCGTCCTCACCCACCTGCAGAGAGCGCAGCTGCTCGGAGGAGCCCAG GCCGGCCGAATGTCCCCCAGCCAGTTTGCCCGGGTCTCAGGCCTGGTTGggagccccctcccctctgtcAATCCCAAGCTGCTCCAGGGCAGAGTCGGGCAGATGATGTCTCCGGCCAGTGGGTTTCGTGCCTTCTTTGGGGCTCCCCCCGCTCCACCTCCCTCGCAGCCGCAGCACCCGCCGGGCCCCGGATCCCACCTCCAGAGCCTGCG GCCCCAGCCCCAGATGTTCCGGCCGGACACAACCCACTTGCACCCCCAGCACCGCCGGCTCCTTCACCAACGGCAACAGCAGAACCGAAA CCAGCACCGGAGCCTCAACGGCTCGGTGGGGGACCGAGGGGGCCACCGGAGCAGCCACCAGGAGCAGATGCGCAAAGACCCCTACGCCAACCTCATGCTGCAGCGGGAGAAGGACTGGGTGTCCAAGATCCAGAtgatgcagctgcagagcactgaTCCCTACCTGGATGATTATTACTACCAG aATTACTTCCAGAAGCTGGAAAAGTTGTCAGCAGCGGAGGAAGTCCACGGTGATGGTCCCAAGAAGGAACGCACTAAACTCATCACGCCTCAGGTGGCGAAGCTGGAGCACGCCTACAAGCCAG tgcAGTTTGAGGGCTCGCTGGGGAAACTCACGGTCTCCAGTGTGAACAACCCCCGGAAGATGATCGACGCGGTGGTGACCTCCCGCAGCGAGGATGAC GAGACGAAGGAGAAGCAGGTTCGAGACAAGAGGCGCCAGACCCTTGTCACGATTGAGAAG ACGTACAGCCTCCTCCTGGACGTGGAGGACTACGAGAGACGCTACCTCCTGAGCCTGGAGGGCGAGCGGCCGGCCCTGATGGGCGAGAGGAAGCAGAAGATCTGTGATATGTATGACAATCTGAGGGGGAAGGCACCTGGGCAGGAGAG GCTGAGCGACGACCACTTCATGCAGATCATGTGCATCCGGAAAGGGAAGCGTCTCGTTGCCCGGATCCTCCCCTTCTTGTCACCCGAGCAAGCGGCCGATGTACTCATGGCGACGGCCAGAAACCTGCCCTTCCTCATCAAGAAGGATGCTCAGGACGAG GTGCTGCCCTGCCTGTTGAGGCCCTTCTCGCACGTTCTCTACCACCTTCCCTTGGGGACGGTCACCAGCCTTGTGCAGCAGCTAACGAACCTACCTCAGAGCGCGACCGCGTCGGCGCCCACCAACCTGCACCTCACTGCTGTGCTCCAAAACAAG TTCGGCCTGTCCCTGCTGTACTTGATCTTGAGCCGCGGGGAGGAATTGCAGAGCTCGGACGCCAACACGGAGCTAATGCAGGACAACCAGTG GACGGAGCTGATGCTCGTGGCAACCCGGGAGCTCCTGCGGATCCCTCAGGCGGCTTTGGCCAAACCGGTGTCCACCCCCTCGAACCTGATCTCCCTCTTCTCTCGCTATGTCGACCAGCAGAAGCTGAACCTGCTGGAG
- the PATL1 gene encoding protein PAT1 homolog 1 isoform X1 produces MFRYQSLEDCPLDEDEDAFQALGEEDEDIDQFNDDTFGAGAVDDDWQEAHERLAELEDKPVASREQDGPGGEEADLLGEPEDTLAERLTRLVIDSELEDPAIMQAVQTRAPAQQPGGLNSSIWDSTAVLRRIRGPLLTQEMPSVSVLDYALPQRPPQAREEERDPSERALPRRSSSPVIGSPPVRAVPIGTPPKQAAVPNFNQQILCPKPVHIRATMQQRYPAPYGERMSPNQLCNVPNSSLLGHPFPHSVSPVLTHLQRAQLLGGAQAGRMSPSQFARVSGLVGSPLPSVNPKLLQGRVGQMMSPASGFRAFFGAPPAPPPSQPQHPPGPGSHLQSLRPQPQMFRPDTTHLHPQHRRLLHQRQQQNRNQHRSLNGSVGDRGGHRSSHQEQMRKDPYANLMLQREKDWVSKIQMMQLQSTDPYLDDYYYQNYFQKLEKLSAAEEVHGDGPKKERTKLITPQVAKLEHAYKPVQFEGSLGKLTVSSVNNPRKMIDAVVTSRSEDDETKEKQVRDKRRQTLVTIEKTYSLLLDVEDYERRYLLSLEGERPALMGERKQKICDMYDNLRGKAPGQERLSDDHFMQIMCIRKGKRLVARILPFLSPEQAADVLMATARNLPFLIKKDAQDEVLPCLLRPFSHVLYHLPLGTVTSLVQQLTNLPQSATASAPTNLHLTAVLQNKFGLSLLYLILSRGEELQSSDANTELMQDNQWTELMLVATRELLRIPQAALAKPVSTPSNLISLFSRYVDQQKLNLLETKLHLVHGIR; encoded by the exons atgttCCGGTATCAG TCCCTGGAGGACTGCCCGTTGGATGAGGATGAAGATGCTTTCCAGGCCCTGggggaggaagatgaagataTCGACCAGTTCAACGATGATACGTTTGGAGCCGGGGCTGTCG ATGACGACTGGCAGGAGGCGCACGAACGGCTGGCGGAGCTGGAGGACAAACCGGTGGCAAGCAGGGAGCAAGATGGACCCGGTGGTGAGGAAGCGGACCTGCTGGGCGAGCCCGAGGACACGCTGGCGGAGCGGCTGACCAGGCTGGTCATCGACAGCGAGCTGGAGGACCCCGCCATCATGCAGGCCGTACAGACCCGGGCCCCTGCGCAG CAGCCTGGAGGGTTGAACTCCAGTATCTGGGACAGTACGGCCGTCCTGCGGCGCATCCGGGGGCCGCTTCTCACTCAG GAGATGCCATCAGTGTCCGTGCTGGACTACGCTTTGCCTCAGAGACCCCCTCAGGCTCGAGAGGAAGAGCGAGACCCCTCTGAGCGGGCGCTGCCCCGGCGTTCGTCGTCCCCTGTCATCGGGAGCCCCCCCGTGCGGGCTGTCCCCATCGGCACCCCTCCCAAGCAGGCTGCCGTGCCCAACTTCAACCAGCAG ATCCTCTGTCCGAAGCCTGTCCACATCCGAGCTACCATGCAGCAGCGCTACCCGGCTCCTTACGGCGAGAGGATGTCCCCCAACCAGCTCTGCAACGTCCCG aATTCCTCCCTCCTGGGCCACCCGTTTCCTCACAGCGTGTCTCCCGTCCTCACCCACCTGCAGAGAGCGCAGCTGCTCGGAGGAGCCCAG GCCGGCCGAATGTCCCCCAGCCAGTTTGCCCGGGTCTCAGGCCTGGTTGggagccccctcccctctgtcAATCCCAAGCTGCTCCAGGGCAGAGTCGGGCAGATGATGTCTCCGGCCAGTGGGTTTCGTGCCTTCTTTGGGGCTCCCCCCGCTCCACCTCCCTCGCAGCCGCAGCACCCGCCGGGCCCCGGATCCCACCTCCAGAGCCTGCG GCCCCAGCCCCAGATGTTCCGGCCGGACACAACCCACTTGCACCCCCAGCACCGCCGGCTCCTTCACCAACGGCAACAGCAGAACCGAAA CCAGCACCGGAGCCTCAACGGCTCGGTGGGGGACCGAGGGGGCCACCGGAGCAGCCACCAGGAGCAGATGCGCAAAGACCCCTACGCCAACCTCATGCTGCAGCGGGAGAAGGACTGGGTGTCCAAGATCCAGAtgatgcagctgcagagcactgaTCCCTACCTGGATGATTATTACTACCAG aATTACTTCCAGAAGCTGGAAAAGTTGTCAGCAGCGGAGGAAGTCCACGGTGATGGTCCCAAGAAGGAACGCACTAAACTCATCACGCCTCAGGTGGCGAAGCTGGAGCACGCCTACAAGCCAG tgcAGTTTGAGGGCTCGCTGGGGAAACTCACGGTCTCCAGTGTGAACAACCCCCGGAAGATGATCGACGCGGTGGTGACCTCCCGCAGCGAGGATGAC GAGACGAAGGAGAAGCAGGTTCGAGACAAGAGGCGCCAGACCCTTGTCACGATTGAGAAG ACGTACAGCCTCCTCCTGGACGTGGAGGACTACGAGAGACGCTACCTCCTGAGCCTGGAGGGCGAGCGGCCGGCCCTGATGGGCGAGAGGAAGCAGAAGATCTGTGATATGTATGACAATCTGAGGGGGAAGGCACCTGGGCAGGAGAG GCTGAGCGACGACCACTTCATGCAGATCATGTGCATCCGGAAAGGGAAGCGTCTCGTTGCCCGGATCCTCCCCTTCTTGTCACCCGAGCAAGCGGCCGATGTACTCATGGCGACGGCCAGAAACCTGCCCTTCCTCATCAAGAAGGATGCTCAGGACGAG GTGCTGCCCTGCCTGTTGAGGCCCTTCTCGCACGTTCTCTACCACCTTCCCTTGGGGACGGTCACCAGCCTTGTGCAGCAGCTAACGAACCTACCTCAGAGCGCGACCGCGTCGGCGCCCACCAACCTGCACCTCACTGCTGTGCTCCAAAACAAG TTCGGCCTGTCCCTGCTGTACTTGATCTTGAGCCGCGGGGAGGAATTGCAGAGCTCGGACGCCAACACGGAGCTAATGCAGGACAACCAGTG GACGGAGCTGATGCTCGTGGCAACCCGGGAGCTCCTGCGGATCCCTCAGGCGGCTTTGGCCAAACCGGTGTCCACCCCCTCGAACCTGATCTCCCTCTTCTCTCGCTATGTCGACCAGCAGAAGCTGAACCTGCTGGAG